One Paucidesulfovibrio longus DSM 6739 genomic window carries:
- a CDS encoding motility protein A translates to MDIATLLGLIVGLSLVVGAIFIGGAVDVFINLPGMMIVIGGTLASITVAFPLEEIVQAFYAGFKVFGVRKVKARDVINIMVKVAEISRREGLMALENVQTENVVLKKSCQLIADNADPQLIHDTLRIEINAMRRRHQVAQDVFKRLGGLAPSFGMMGTLIGLIQMLSRLDDPTSIGPAMAVAILTTFYGSLLATMLFIPIQAKLKARTLQEQLNLEIIFEGAKSILENNNPMLVYEKLSSFLGPKERGG, encoded by the coding sequence ATGGACATCGCGACACTCCTCGGCCTGATCGTCGGCCTCTCCCTCGTGGTGGGCGCCATTTTCATCGGCGGCGCAGTCGATGTGTTCATCAACCTGCCGGGCATGATGATCGTCATCGGAGGAACGCTGGCCTCCATCACCGTGGCGTTTCCGCTTGAGGAGATCGTGCAGGCCTTCTATGCGGGCTTCAAGGTCTTCGGCGTGCGCAAGGTCAAGGCCAGGGACGTGATCAACATCATGGTCAAGGTCGCCGAGATCAGCCGCCGCGAGGGGCTCATGGCTCTTGAGAACGTCCAGACCGAGAACGTGGTGCTCAAGAAATCCTGCCAGCTCATCGCGGACAACGCGGACCCGCAACTGATCCACGACACGCTGCGCATCGAGATCAACGCCATGCGCCGCCGCCACCAGGTGGCCCAGGACGTGTTCAAGCGCCTGGGCGGGCTGGCGCCGTCCTTCGGCATGATGGGAACCCTCATCGGCCTCATCCAGATGCTCTCGCGGCTGGACGATCCCACTTCCATCGGCCCGGCCATGGCCGTGGCCATCCTCACGACCTTCTACGGCTCGCTCCTGGCGACCATGCTCTTCATCCCCATCCAGGCCAAGCTCAAGGCGCGCACGCTTCAGGAGCAGCTCAACCTGGAAATCATCTTCGAGGGCGCCAAGTCGATCCTGGAAAACAACAACCCCATGCTCGTCTACGAGAAGCTTTCGTCCTTCCTCGGTCCGAAGGAGCGGGGAGGTTGA
- a CDS encoding FlgO family outer membrane protein: MRNCAYLLLVLALASLPGCSWSKVKRNYDKTADFVFDIGPTAAPLNAEDETPIIDLNYEAADELASDLGNDIDKQSPIRVHPFVNVSRQADPSPFGRVVAEQVASRLAQRDLNVVMAEAQTRKAAPAPPLPADANATEPGGLALLTKSAYPTTEADMTGSYLIGADVIYLSAQVADSVTGEVFSGWQWTLPVNQNTMTLLPQLRNQQGGLTPTVQRQF, from the coding sequence ATGAGGAACTGTGCATACCTGCTGCTGGTCCTGGCCCTGGCAAGCCTGCCGGGCTGCTCCTGGAGCAAGGTCAAGCGCAATTACGACAAGACCGCCGACTTCGTCTTCGACATCGGCCCCACGGCCGCGCCCTTGAACGCGGAAGACGAGACGCCGATCATCGACCTGAATTACGAAGCCGCCGACGAACTGGCCTCGGACCTCGGCAACGACATCGACAAGCAGTCCCCGATCCGGGTCCACCCGTTCGTGAACGTTTCCAGGCAGGCGGACCCGTCGCCTTTCGGCCGCGTCGTCGCCGAGCAGGTGGCCTCGAGGCTCGCTCAGCGCGACCTGAACGTGGTCATGGCCGAGGCGCAGACGCGCAAGGCCGCTCCGGCTCCGCCCCTGCCCGCCGACGCCAACGCCACGGAACCGGGCGGGCTCGCCCTGCTGACCAAGTCCGCATACCCCACCACCGAGGCGGACATGACGGGCAGCTACCTTATCGGCGCGGACGTCATCTATCTTTCCGCACAGGTGGCGGACAGCGTTACGGGCGAGGTCTTTTCGGGCTGGCAATGGACCCTGCCCGTGAACCAGAACACCATGACGCTCCTGCCGCAGCTGCGCAACCAGCAAGGCGGGCTGACGCCCACGGTGCAGCGGCAGTTTTAG
- a CDS encoding 2-oxoacid:acceptor oxidoreductase family protein yields MNQDVTLERFEVRLSGLGGQGIITLGRVLGTGLALGHGYQVTQTQSYGPEARGGSSRCDLVVSSGPISYPKAESLDLLVALSQEACNSYYRFLKPGGILVLETDLVKQPPTNIYLGLPFTEMASKKVGIVQAMNTIVLGAISYLLPFVDQKTMRKSLQDALPAKIRDVNTKAFNLGYREAKREFGDQPEMWKGKPEERKEYDI; encoded by the coding sequence ATGAATCAGGATGTGACGCTGGAACGTTTTGAGGTTCGGCTTTCCGGCCTGGGCGGCCAAGGCATCATCACCCTGGGGCGCGTGCTCGGCACGGGCCTGGCCCTCGGCCACGGCTACCAGGTCACCCAGACCCAGAGCTACGGCCCGGAAGCGCGCGGCGGCTCCAGCCGCTGCGACCTCGTGGTCAGCTCCGGTCCGATCAGCTATCCGAAGGCGGAAAGCCTCGACCTGCTGGTGGCCCTTTCCCAGGAAGCCTGCAACTCGTACTACCGCTTTCTCAAGCCGGGCGGCATCCTGGTGCTGGAGACGGATCTGGTCAAGCAGCCGCCGACCAACATCTACCTCGGCCTGCCGTTTACGGAAATGGCCTCCAAGAAGGTCGGCATCGTCCAGGCCATGAACACCATCGTGCTGGGAGCGATCAGCTACCTGCTGCCGTTCGTGGACCAGAAGACCATGCGCAAGTCCCTTCAGGACGCGCTTCCCGCCAAGATCCGCGACGTGAACACCAAAGCCTTCAACCTCGGCTATCGCGAAGCCAAGAGGGAATTCGGCGATCAGCCCGAAATGTGGAAGGGCAAGCCCGAGGAACGGAAGGAATACGACATCTGA
- a CDS encoding 2-oxoacid:ferredoxin oxidoreductase subunit beta, with product MSEVIGNHIIHKYLRHNKKFPHVLCPGCGHGIALGALIRGVHCLGLEKDDVVIVAGIGCSGRLAVYVDFNTVHTTHGRALTFATGIKMAKPNLNVICIMGDGDALSIGGNHLIHAARRNIGITALVLNNNIYGMTGGQCSPTTPHGSFSMTSPYGQLEKGFDVVDLVRAAGANFVARGTSFHAQQLDKLIIQALQHPGFSMVEVVSPCHTQFGRKNKYKGPVDMYKWLKKSATPLERYEELEPDKREGRFPTGVFVDNDLPGLEEQYQALKQKMRGQAK from the coding sequence ATGTCAGAAGTTATCGGGAACCATATCATTCACAAGTATCTGCGGCACAACAAGAAATTCCCGCACGTGCTTTGCCCCGGCTGCGGCCACGGCATCGCTCTGGGCGCGCTCATCCGCGGGGTCCACTGCCTCGGCCTGGAAAAGGACGACGTGGTCATCGTGGCGGGAATCGGTTGTTCCGGACGCCTGGCGGTCTACGTGGACTTCAATACGGTCCACACCACCCACGGCCGTGCGCTGACCTTCGCCACGGGCATCAAGATGGCCAAGCCGAATCTGAACGTGATCTGCATCATGGGCGACGGCGATGCGCTCTCCATCGGCGGCAACCATCTGATCCACGCAGCGCGCCGCAACATCGGCATCACCGCGCTGGTGCTGAACAACAACATCTACGGCATGACCGGCGGCCAGTGCTCGCCGACCACGCCCCACGGCTCCTTTTCCATGACCTCGCCCTACGGCCAGCTGGAAAAAGGCTTCGACGTGGTGGATCTGGTCCGGGCGGCCGGGGCCAACTTCGTGGCCCGGGGCACCTCGTTCCACGCCCAGCAGCTCGACAAGCTGATCATCCAGGCGCTCCAGCATCCGGGCTTCAGCATGGTGGAGGTCGTTTCCCCCTGCCATACCCAGTTCGGGCGCAAGAACAAGTACAAGGGACCGGTGGACATGTACAAATGGCTCAAGAAGAGCGCCACCCCCCTGGAGCGGTACGAGGAGCTGGAACCGGACAAGCGCGAGGGACGTTTCCCCACGGGCGTGTTCGTGGACAACGACTTGCCCGGCCTGGAGGAGCAGTATCAGGCGCTGAAGCAGAAAATGCGGGGGCAGGCGAAATGA
- a CDS encoding purine-nucleoside phosphorylase — MLFFERVKHAAQFIQEKWGTAQPGTAALVLGSGLGEAKDLLEDAEELDYAEIPGFPRSSVAGHASRLFKGRCGSRQVLALSGRFHLYEGFDPTETCFGVRTLGELGVRDLILTNAAGALNPQFDTGELMLVSDHINLTGRSPLTGPNHDPWGLRFPDMSRVYDAQWRARALETARRLGIRLERGVYAQVPGPQLETPAETRMLRILGADAVGMSTALEAVCARHMGMRVLAISCLTNKNLPDCMAGTSHEEVIEVAGKAAGRLARLLAELLRANESGSAAR, encoded by the coding sequence ATGCTATTTTTTGAAAGAGTAAAACACGCTGCACAGTTTATACAGGAAAAATGGGGAACTGCACAACCCGGAACAGCGGCCCTGGTTCTCGGCTCCGGGCTGGGCGAGGCCAAAGACCTGCTGGAAGACGCCGAGGAGCTGGATTATGCCGAAATTCCGGGCTTCCCGCGCTCCAGCGTGGCAGGCCACGCCTCCCGGCTCTTCAAGGGGCGCTGCGGCTCCCGCCAGGTGCTGGCCCTCTCCGGCCGCTTCCACCTCTATGAGGGCTTCGACCCCACGGAAACCTGCTTCGGCGTGCGCACCCTCGGCGAACTGGGCGTGCGCGATCTGATCCTGACCAACGCCGCCGGGGCGCTCAATCCCCAATTCGACACGGGCGAGCTGATGCTCGTCAGCGACCATATCAATCTGACGGGCCGCAGCCCGCTCACCGGGCCGAACCACGATCCCTGGGGGCTGCGCTTTCCGGACATGAGCCGGGTCTACGATGCGCAGTGGCGGGCCCGCGCCCTGGAAACGGCCCGAAGGCTGGGAATCCGCCTGGAACGCGGAGTCTACGCCCAGGTTCCCGGTCCCCAGCTGGAAACCCCGGCGGAAACGCGCATGCTGCGCATTCTCGGCGCGGACGCGGTGGGCATGTCCACGGCGCTGGAAGCGGTCTGCGCGAGGCACATGGGCATGCGCGTTCTGGCGATCTCCTGCCTGACGAACAAGAATCTCCCGGACTGCATGGCCGGCACCAGCCACGAAGAGGTCATCGAAGTGGCGGGCAAGGCCGCCGGCCGACTGGCCCGGCTGCTTGCGGAGCTGCTGCGCGCGAATGAATCCGGCTCCGCCGCGAGATGA